From the genome of Amylibacter sp. IMCC11727:
ACGTGTTGGCAGCCCTTCTAGTGCTGTCACGATGCGATTGATCGTTGTGCCAATGCGCGGGTAGAAGAACTCTTTCCCGATGGGGCGCATGAGTGTCCCCGATACATTGGGATCGACCATAACGATGCGACGGTATTCTTTGTCTTGTGTCAAAGTCGACAAAAGATCCGCATTGATTTGCTCCACATCTTCGCCCGCCTTGAGCTGACGAACCGCGCGCGCAAAGGCTTTTTCAGAAAATTCGGGTTCTGGAACACAGACCCCATTGGCCGCCAACAGATCGCTGTTCAGCGCGAGCATTTTACGCAAATGCTGTGTTCCTGTGCGATGCACGCCGATGTGAATCCGAATATCCATAGTTGCCTTATGCCAGACTGGCCAATGATTGCCTAAACGAAAGTAAACGCAAATGAAAACGCCGTTGTGGACACCGAAATAGCTTTGGTTTATGCGCGGATCAATGGCTGATACATCAGATATACCGCCTGTCGCCCCTGCGCCACGTTTGGCCCATGGGCGGCTGTGGCGCCTGTTCAATGGGTGGAGCCTGCTCGGGCTGGCCATTGCTGCGGTTGTCATCTTGCCGATTGCCACGGTGTTTTGGCTGGCATTGTTTCCCGAAGAAAACATTTGGCCGCATATGTTGGACACCACGCTGCCGCGGTATCTGCGCAATTCGATTGTTATGATGCTTGGGGTTGGTGTGCTGGCGGGAGGTGTTGGCACGTTGGCTGCGTGGTTGGTGGTGATGTATCGCTTTCCTGGCCGCAATGTGGTGCAATTGGCATTGCTGCTGCCCTTGTCCCTGCCCGCCTATATTGCCGCCTTTGCCGTTGTAGATTTCCTTGAATACGCGGGGCCGTTGCAAACATGGATGCGCGGTGTATTTGGCTGGGCCACACCGCGCGATTATATGTTTCCAGAAATCAGATCTCGTGGCATCGCCATTCTGGTGCTGGCATCCGCGCTGTATCCTTATGTGTATTTCCTTACGCGCAGTGTGTTCCAAACCCAATCCGGGGCCGCCATTGAAGTGGCCCGCGCCTTGGGATGTGGCCCATTTCAAAGCTTTTATCGTGTTGGCCTGCCATTGGCCCGCCCAGCCATCGCGGCCAGTGTGGCCATCGTTATGATGGAAACCTTAAACGAGTTTGGCGCGATGGAATTTTTCGCCGTGCAAACTCTGACAACGGGCATCTTTTCGGTGTGGCTGGATGGGAATAACGCGGGGGGCGCGGCACAGTTGGCCTGTGTGATTCTTGTGTTTGTGATGGTACTTGTGCTGTTAGAAAAGTTCAGCCGCCGACGGATTAAGTTTCATGAAACAGCCCGCAATATGCGGCCCCCAAAACCGATGGAACTGTCGGGGAAATCTGCGTGGGCCGCATTGGCATTTTGCACAGCACCCATCTTAACTGGGTTCGTTTTGCCATTGGCGATTTTGTTGGATCACGCCACGGGACGGTGGATTCTGTGGGCCGATCCCGCCCTGTGGGCAGCAACACTGCGCACCATCGTTTTGGCCGGATTGGCCGCCCTGATCACTGTTGGTGCTGGCCTGTTGCTGGTGTTTAGCGTTCGATTGATGCGCAACCTGTTTATGACACGCCTGCTGCCCATCACGACCATTGGCTACGCTGCACCGGGTGCCGTTCTTGGATTGGGCATTTTGTTCCCGTTCGCGGCAATGGATCACAGCGTGGCGGATTTCATCCTGTGGGTTACAGGCTTTGATCCAGGGCTGTTGCTGGTTGGTTCAATGGGGGCGGTTGTCATTGCCTATTGCGTGCGGTTTTTTGCAATTTCTGTGGGCACGATTGACGCTGCATTTACCAAGATATCGCCATCCCTTGGTATGGCATCCCGATCCTTGGGCAAAACCCCAAGGCAAACGCTGTTCCAGCTTTATACGCCTATGATCAAAGGGGCGGTTGCCACCGCTGGCCTATTGATTTTTGTTGATGCCGCCAAAGAGTTGCCCGCCACGCTGCTGCTTTATTCCAAAACGACACTGGCCACCGAAGTGTATTCCAAGGCATCGCTTGAAGACATCGAAGGCGCTGCGCCTGCGGCCCTTATCATCGTGCTGATAAGCCTCTTTGCGGTTGTGGTTGCCAGCGCGTCAAACCGTGATTGAGCCCTATCGGTGCAGACAGAAAATACTGTAAAGCGGCACTGCACCACGAATTGGGGGAGCCTGCAAAATTTTTCCCCAAAAGGTGCGAAAAAACTCTTGCAATCACCCCCATCTTAGACCAAAACGCCGCGCAGTGCCCCTATAGCTCAGCTGGTAGAGCAACTGATTTGTAATCAGTAGGTCCGCGGTTCGAGTCCGTGTGGGGGCACCATCACTCCAGCTAACTCATTGGTATCGCTTCAGCTTTTGGCATTTGCTAGGAGCCGTAGACCATGTCGGAGACCATTTCACGCCCATTCACCTTCGTCAAAGATGGTGTTTTCTACTTCAGCCGTCGCATTCCGAAAGAGCTGAGAAGCCACTACACATCGCCCCGGATCGCGTATTCACTGCGCACGAAGTCGCCGAAGATCGCGGAAACGAGAGCCAGAAGAGCTGCCGATCAGCTGGATGAATACTGGTATCACCTGAGGTGTCGTGACGCAGAGCTGCCGGGAAAGCACATGCTGAGGCTTCAAAGGGCGACGGGAACCAACAACTCTGATCTGCAGCCTGATGTCTCCTCGTCATCTGTTCTTTTGTCTGAGGCCGTGGGGATTTATCTGCAGCTGAAGGGCAAGGGCCGCCCTGTGACTTTCCACAGAGCCGCTGAGAGGTCCTGTGGCTACGTCATCGACGCCTGCGGAGACAAACACCTAGATGCCTATACCAAAGCCGACGCTAACGCTTTCCGCGATGCCCTGATCGCTCGAGGCCTCGCAGGGAGCAGTATGACGCGGGTCTTCGGTACAGTCCGGGCGGTTACGAACTTCGCCGCAAGTGAACAGGGTCTCACCCTGAACAATCCCTTTGCAGGCGTCTACTATGATAGGTCGGCTGGTGTCTCTGATCGCACCTCTGTTCCTGCCGATGCTTTGGCTGTCGTTCAGGCCAAGTGCCGGGAGCTTGATGACGATCTTCGCTGGCTTGTGGCTCTGGTGTCGGACACAGGAATGCGCCTAGCCGAAGCTGCTGGGATGACCAGAGAAGACTTCATCCATGGCGAGGAGGGGACCTTGTTCGCTCGGGTCCGCCCTCATCCGTGGCGTCGTCTCAAGACCAAGGGCAGCGAACGGGATGTCCCGCTCGAAGGTGAAGCACGATGGGCCGCTGAGCGCATCCTCAACCAACAAACCTCCTCCAAGTTCGCCTTCCCTCGGTACAACAAGACCGACACGACGAACGCCAACGCAGCCAGCGCCGCATTGAACAAATGGATGAAGGAACACGTACCTGCAGGATGTTCCATGCACAGCTTCCGCCACTCGATGCGAGATCGCCTCAGGGCTGTTGAGTGTCCAGCCGACATCGTTGACCAGATCGGGGGCTGGCAGACGGACGGGGTGGGTCATGGATACGGCTCAGGCTATCCGCTGGAGGTCCTCAGGAAGTGGATGAAGGCAGTCACGTGAGCCGACATGGTCTACGGCTCCTAGCAAATGCCAAAAGCTGAAGCGATACCAATGAGTTAGCTGGAGTGATGGTGCCCCCACACGGTTAGTCTTGCGGCTTGTGTTCCCGCTGCAGGCGTCACTTCAGCTGGTAGCTCCAGCAAAACAAGGGCTATCCGAGGTCGGGGTTGTTCGTCAACAGGCGCGGCGTGGTCTACGGGAGGGTCTACGGTGACCCGAGCAAGGCGTCTGTGCGGTTCCCGGGGGCGTACTCACATTGCCGTCGCCGTCGCTGATCCATGGTCATCGCTGCAGCCGTGTGCCGCTGTAGGTGCATGGGGGGGTATTGCGAACGCCCCGCTTATTGGTAGGGCGCTCACATTTTTCTGGCTCAAACATCGGCGAGATAGCTGGAGCCGCCCACTGACCCAAAGGACTGGGGCTTCTTGGCTAGAGCGTTGCGGTAGCGGTAGTTGCCGATGGTGGTCTCTTCGAGGTCCAGAGCCTCCAGCCCAGCCTTGAAGACCGAATGGTTACGGATGCGATCTCGGAAGTTGGATGCATCATAACCAAGCTCAGCCCGTAGATCGGTGAACCGCAAGACCTCATCCGGGTGATCCTCGAAGTGCCTCTCTGCAAAGGTCAGAGCCTGCTGCACCTTCCCTGTGGCTTTCACCTTGGCTGGTTCCCAAGTGCTGACCTTGCAACCGGGGAAGACCACAGGGATGAGATCACGGATACCAGATTGCTTCGGAGCGATGATGTAAGCGTTGCAAGGGCCACACTCGGAGGCACTGCCCTGTCGCACTGCTGATCGGCACAGCGCCTGCAGGATGTGATGCATGTGTTCCCCTGCTTCCATCGCTTGGACGGAGGCTTTGGTGACCTTCTCGTCGTTCCTGATGCGGCTGTGGCACCGTGTCATCACTTCGTAGTCCACCTCCGAGTAGTTGTTGACCCCAGCGAGGATGACGTTCTGGACATGTCGGAACTCATTCGTCCCCTGATGCCTGCCCCAGTTGAGGAAGCTGACACGGTCCGGGGTCGTGCTGAGTAGCCCTCTGATCAGGTCCGGGATACCTCCGCTACTGACTGCCTTGTGGTAGACCACGAGCCACTCTTCGTCAGGCTTGCTATCGATCAGAAGGGCGACTTCCTGAGCCAGAGAACAGCCATGCTTTGCCCATGCGGTCTTGCCTGCCCCCTTGTCCATGACTTGGACAGTGAGGTTCCGATAGCTCTTGATCGCTGAAGGTAGTCGCACGAGCTTCCCTGTTGCCTTCTCCCATTGCGCGTAGGTGGCACGGACACGTCCGGAAGCATCGAGGATGACCACTGGGGCAAGATCATCTGGGATCGCGTCTCGGCTGTCGAGCGCAGTGATGACCGTGGAGGCGTTGTGGAGCTTGCGCAGCAGTACGCAGCGGCCTGAGAGAGCATACAGGGTGTCGAGATAGGCAACGTGGCGCTGCTCCAGACCTCGCCTCGCTGACCAGCAGCTGATCCCTGTAGCTCCCTCGATGTCAGGCCATGTGTGGGTCCCGCGACCACGAGAGGCTACAAGCTGACGTTCCAGCTCCTCGATTAGCTTGGCCAATGCAGGATGGGTGTGCCGCAGTGGATCGCGCAAGGACGCAAGCTGGTCTGTGCTGAGCGACACAACCTCAATGGGCAGCATCGCCTCGTCCCAAACCCGAACGGCACGAACGTCACCCCTGTACTGGAAGACCTCAACGTCTTGGAAGCGACGACCATGGCAACGGCTCATGACCATGGCGTGGGTGGTGAACAAGACACGAGCCTCTCTGGGCTGCGTGGAACTCAGCTGATTGACCTCGTTGTTCCGGGTAAGGACCGCAAAGTCAGCCTCATCAAGACCAATCTCCTCAACAAGCCGGGCGATCTCATCAAGCCGCGAGACGCAGAGCAGGATAGACACATCGCGGTGATGTTCAGACCTCAGGAGGTGCTGGACGAAGTGGATCAATGCCGTGGTCTTCCCAACCCCGGGATCGAGACTGGAGAGGAAGAAGCTGGGTGGCGCTGTCCCGTCAGCCATAGCCGCCATCGTAGCGACAGGTTCTCGCAGAGCTGTAGCGACATCCGGATGCAGCAGACCCCCACCACGACGGGTCAATGTGTCCATCAGGGAGGTGGTCGACGCGTCAGCCAAGCCGCCTGAGCTGTAGCTGGTACAATCGCTATAGAGAGGTCTTAATGGTGTTTGTACCACCGAGGCTGACCCATGCCGCAAAGCACAAGTCGACCCAGTGGCCAAAGCAGATGCTTGAGCCATGAGTTGGTCCTTGATCATGTCGTTGTTGGAGGGGGAGTTCGAAGCTGAAGACGCTTCAGTCAAAGCAGAAGATCACCGCCAAGGTCGATCCTTTGCAATGGTGGAACCTAATCCAGCTCAAGCAGCCGCATAGATACTCTCACCACCACCTTGATAGGCATCAAAGACATGCCGATAGAGGTTGTCGCATTTGGTGTTGAACACGGTCTCATCGTAGGCGTCTGGCAATCCACCATCGAGGATCACCTCAATCGCTTGCCGTACCGCGCCACGCGCCTTTTCTTTCTTAGTCCAGTCAATCACCAGCTTTTCGTCCTTCAGGGCCTGCAAGAGGTCCCGACAGACTGCTTTGACCTGATCGCGTTCTTTCTCGGACAGCTCCGGCTCGGGCTTCGTCAAGATGTCAAAGACAGCTTTCTCTTCTTCTGACAGCCCCTCACGTACAGCTTGCTGCTCTTCCTCTGACAGGTCTTCCGCCAGCTTCACAAGGGCCTTGAAGAACGCCTCGATGTTTTGGCTGCCGCTGTTGTAGCTGTCGATCAGGTTCTGGAAGCGCTCAAGGAAATCCGCGCGAGTTGGGTTTCGGGCAACCATCGCTGTGAGCTTCTGGTGCAGCAAGGCACGGAGCCTTTCGGCTTCGGTGCGCTTCTTACCTGTGTCAAACTTCTCTCGGAGCTTGTCGAAGTCGATCTGACTGATGTCGATCACCTCGGGATCATCTGGTGTCTCGTAGGGGATTGGTGCGACGGAACGATCCAAAAGGTCTTCCACGTCCTGCATGATTGCCTTGATGTCGGGCTTGGGCATCATTGAACGGATGCGCTCGGCAAGCACTGAGATGAGAACGACGTCGGGAGAGAACTCGCTGGAAGCAGGATCAGGCAGGATAGCCTTGTATACACGGGAGACAGCCCGAGCTTTGGCTAGGTACTCTCGTTTGGCTTCGTCCGTCTCAATCAGGGCCTCCACAGCATCGGCAAGCAAGGCGACCTTCTCCAGACCTTGTGCCTGCTTAATCGCAGCAGCGTCGATCTTCCTTTCGGCCAAATAAGCAACGGTAACCGCGACAAGGTGCCGGAGGTATTCAACGAGGTCGCTCTTGTCCCTGATGGGCGGCTCCTCCGTCCCAGTGTTGCCGCCACCGTAGATCGCCAACGCCTTTTGCAGGTTTCTGAACACACCGACGTAATCAACGATGAAACCTGCTTCCTTGCCGGGGTAGTTTCGGTTCGCCCGTGCGATGGTCTGCATCAGCGTGTGGTTCTTCATTGGCTTGTCGAGGTAGATCGTCGAACAGGACGGCACGTCAAAGCCGGTGATCCACATGGCACAGACGAAAACCAGCCGCAGAGGGTCCTTGTCATCTTTGAACTTCTCGTCGAGGTCTTCTTCAACTATCCGCTTCCGGTGGGGGCGAATGTCGAGACCTTTCGCTTCAAGTTCGGCAATCTCATTTTGGCTCTGTGACACCACTACTGCCATGTCAGTAGTCTTCATCACATCAATCTGAGCTTCCAGAACAGGCTTGTCCTCTGCCGAAGCCGTCGCAAGCTCAGCCTCTAACTCTTCACGATGTTTGTCCCAGTACACCCGGACCTTGTCGTGCATCTTCACCGCAGTTGCCTTGTCGATACACACCATCATCGCCTTGCTGCGTTGACCGCGACCAACGAAGTGACTGACCAGATCGGAGGCGATGGTCTCAAGCCGATCATCCCTCGTGATAAGATGGTATTCCCTTGCAAACTCGCGCTCGACCTTTCGCTCCTGTGCCTCATCGAGGTCAGCATCTTCGAGTAGCTGCTGCAGATCATCAGCCAAGTCTTCATTCATTAGCTGCAGTTCGGGGATACGGTTCTCGTAGTAGAGCGGGACAGTTGCACCATCCGCGATGGACTGGGCGA
Proteins encoded in this window:
- a CDS encoding type I restriction endonuclease subunit R, whose product is MTPSDTAHDYGEDAAVEQPAIQLFGDLGWETVNFYNEWGSGSSTEGRESEKQVIIEARLVSALEKLNPQLPASAITQAAGEITRDRSRMVQENANHELYKLLRDGVKVSVTDARGNATTETAQIIDWRDPEANDFLLASQFWVKGEMHKRRPDLIGFVNGIPLVLVELKKFSVPVKNAYDDNLTDYRDTIPHIFTPNAFVILSNGADTKVGSTFSPWQFFHEWKRINDEGEEGVVSLETAIRGLCDKERLLDLVENFIVYEEEKAGLVKKLAKNHQYLGVNRAITEVINAKDRPEGEAGRLGVFWHTQGSGKTLSMVFFCQKILRSVQGNWTFVIVTDRQELDEQTYKTFAATGAVTSAGVHAQSGAHLKELLSADHRYVFTLIHKFNTRDGAAYPKLSDRRDIIVITDEAHRSQYDTLALNMRNALPNAGFLGFTGTPLMAGEERTREVFGDYISVYNFAQSIADGATVPLYYENRIPELQLMNEDLADDLQQLLEDADLDEAQERKVEREFAREYHLITRDDRLETIASDLVSHFVGRGQRSKAMMVCIDKATAVKMHDKVRVYWDKHREELEAELATASAEDKPVLEAQIDVMKTTDMAVVVSQSQNEIAELEAKGLDIRPHRKRIVEEDLDEKFKDDKDPLRLVFVCAMWITGFDVPSCSTIYLDKPMKNHTLMQTIARANRNYPGKEAGFIVDYVGVFRNLQKALAIYGGGNTGTEEPPIRDKSDLVEYLRHLVAVTVAYLAERKIDAAAIKQAQGLEKVALLADAVEALIETDEAKREYLAKARAVSRVYKAILPDPASSEFSPDVVLISVLAERIRSMMPKPDIKAIMQDVEDLLDRSVAPIPYETPDDPEVIDISQIDFDKLREKFDTGKKRTEAERLRALLHQKLTAMVARNPTRADFLERFQNLIDSYNSGSQNIEAFFKALVKLAEDLSEEEQQAVREGLSEEEKAVFDILTKPEPELSEKERDQVKAVCRDLLQALKDEKLVIDWTKKEKARGAVRQAIEVILDGGLPDAYDETVFNTKCDNLYRHVFDAYQGGGESIYAAA
- a CDS encoding DUF6538 domain-containing protein, with the protein product MSETISRPFTFVKDGVFYFSRRIPKELRSHYTSPRIAYSLRTKSPKIAETRARRAADQLDEYWYHLRCRDAELPGKHMLRLQRATGTNNSDLQPDVSSSSVLLSEAVGIYLQLKGKGRPVTFHRAAERSCGYVIDACGDKHLDAYTKADANAFRDALIARGLAGSSMTRVFGTVRAVTNFAASEQGLTLNNPFAGVYYDRSAGVSDRTSVPADALAVVQAKCRELDDDLRWLVALVSDTGMRLAEAAGMTREDFIHGEEGTLFARVRPHPWRRLKTKGSERDVPLEGEARWAAERILNQQTSSKFAFPRYNKTDTTNANAASAALNKWMKEHVPAGCSMHSFRHSMRDRLRAVECPADIVDQIGGWQTDGVGHGYGSGYPLEVLRKWMKAVT
- a CDS encoding iron ABC transporter permease; amino-acid sequence: MADTSDIPPVAPAPRLAHGRLWRLFNGWSLLGLAIAAVVILPIATVFWLALFPEENIWPHMLDTTLPRYLRNSIVMMLGVGVLAGGVGTLAAWLVVMYRFPGRNVVQLALLLPLSLPAYIAAFAVVDFLEYAGPLQTWMRGVFGWATPRDYMFPEIRSRGIAILVLASALYPYVYFLTRSVFQTQSGAAIEVARALGCGPFQSFYRVGLPLARPAIAASVAIVMMETLNEFGAMEFFAVQTLTTGIFSVWLDGNNAGGAAQLACVILVFVMVLVLLEKFSRRRIKFHETARNMRPPKPMELSGKSAWAALAFCTAPILTGFVLPLAILLDHATGRWILWADPALWAATLRTIVLAGLAALITVGAGLLLVFSVRLMRNLFMTRLLPITTIGYAAPGAVLGLGILFPFAAMDHSVADFILWVTGFDPGLLLVGSMGAVVIAYCVRFFAISVGTIDAAFTKISPSLGMASRSLGKTPRQTLFQLYTPMIKGAVATAGLLIFVDAAKELPATLLLYSKTTLATEVYSKASLEDIEGAAPAALIIVLISLFAVVVASASNRD